One part of the Rothia sp. ZJ932 genome encodes these proteins:
- a CDS encoding metal ABC transporter permease, whose translation MEFLIDPLAYDFMVRALAVTVLAALTCALLSCWLVLMGWSLMGDAISHAVLPGVVLAYIFGAPFSAGALVAALVAVGLIGLVRRGSPRIREDAAIGIVFTTLFALGLVLISVTPSNTDLHHILFGNVLGVSAGDLLQVGGLGALVALVLLIKRKDLTLYAFDPGYAHAIGMRPHLLGALLLVVLALTNVIALQVVGVVLVVAMLIIPGATARMLTNRFPRMLLVSCAVSVVGSVTGLYASYYLDVSPGGAVVLLLGGLFFIVYLFSPTYGVISSYLRSKGTYGRF comes from the coding sequence ATGGAATTTTTGATTGATCCCCTTGCCTACGATTTTATGGTGCGTGCCCTAGCGGTGACCGTTCTTGCCGCGCTGACCTGCGCCCTGCTCTCATGCTGGTTGGTACTAATGGGCTGGTCGCTGATGGGGGACGCGATTTCTCATGCGGTGTTGCCCGGCGTAGTGCTCGCCTACATTTTTGGTGCGCCCTTTTCAGCAGGTGCGCTTGTGGCTGCCTTGGTTGCGGTGGGCTTGATTGGGCTGGTGCGCCGCGGTAGCCCGCGCATCCGTGAGGACGCAGCAATCGGTATTGTTTTTACCACCCTGTTTGCCTTGGGGCTGGTGCTGATATCAGTGACGCCCTCGAACACTGATTTACACCATATTCTTTTCGGTAACGTGCTGGGCGTTTCTGCGGGTGATCTGCTACAGGTGGGCGGTTTGGGTGCGCTGGTTGCCCTGGTACTGCTTATCAAGCGCAAAGACCTCACTCTGTACGCTTTTGATCCGGGGTACGCACACGCTATTGGCATGCGTCCGCACCTTTTGGGGGCTCTGCTGCTGGTGGTGCTTGCGCTAACCAATGTGATTGCCCTGCAGGTGGTGGGCGTGGTGTTAGTGGTTGCCATGCTCATTATTCCCGGTGCAACGGCTCGGATGCTGACCAACCGTTTTCCGCGGATGCTGCTGGTTTCGTGCGCGGTTTCTGTGGTGGGGTCTGTCACCGGGCTCTACGCCAGCTACTATCTGGATGTTTCCCCCGGCGGTGCCGTGGTCTTACTCCTTGGCGGTCTTTTCTTCATCGTCTATCTTTTCAGCCCCACCTACGGGGTCATCAGCTCGTACCTGAGATCTAAGGGCACCTACGGTCGCTTCTAG
- a CDS encoding Cof-type HAD-IIB family hydrolase, translating into MIEKMRVHPPVTSDWAKEDATYLVAIDIDGTLVHHDGTMSETVKKVVQEVMAAGHHVIVSTGRSRQAAFPIAQKLGLTDGYMVTSNGAVTLELNPRLIDGCRVADSVVFNPSRALHLLAEKVPYAQMALESEDGTIYATANFQDGSFGATSVPVTKDQLLQMDAATRVVIFAEDVDQDEFKQAIYQAGLHGVNYAVGWSAWLDIAAHGVSKASALEQLRRQLGVDPAYTIAIGDGYNDKEMIHWAARGVAMGEAPDEVIAVAKEVTLSVYEDGVAHTLASLL; encoded by the coding sequence ATGATTGAAAAGATGCGCGTACACCCGCCCGTCACCAGCGACTGGGCGAAAGAGGACGCCACCTATCTGGTGGCAATTGATATCGACGGTACCCTGGTGCATCACGACGGCACCATGAGCGAGACCGTCAAAAAGGTGGTACAAGAGGTGATGGCGGCGGGGCACCACGTCATTGTTTCCACCGGACGCTCGCGCCAAGCTGCTTTCCCCATTGCCCAAAAGCTGGGTCTGACCGACGGGTACATGGTCACCTCAAACGGTGCGGTCACCCTAGAACTCAACCCCCGCCTTATTGACGGTTGCCGGGTAGCAGACAGCGTTGTTTTCAACCCCAGCCGAGCTCTGCACCTTCTTGCCGAGAAAGTGCCCTACGCCCAGATGGCGCTGGAATCAGAAGACGGCACTATCTATGCCACCGCTAATTTTCAGGACGGCTCCTTCGGTGCAACTTCAGTGCCTGTCACCAAGGATCAGCTGCTGCAGATGGACGCCGCCACGCGCGTCGTTATTTTCGCTGAAGACGTCGATCAGGACGAGTTCAAGCAGGCTATCTATCAGGCTGGTCTGCACGGTGTGAACTACGCGGTGGGGTGGAGCGCATGGCTCGATATTGCCGCCCATGGTGTTTCTAAAGCATCAGCCCTGGAGCAGTTGCGCCGCCAACTGGGGGTGGATCCCGCTTACACTATCGCTATTGGCGATGGGTATAACGATAAAGAGATGATTCACTGGGCAGCGCGAGGCGTCGCCATGGGCGAGGCACCCGATGAGGTTATCGCCGTGGCGAAAGAAGTGACCCTGAGTGTTTATGAGGACGGGGTCGCCCACACCCTGGCAAGCCTGCTGTAG
- a CDS encoding MATE family efflux transporter has translation MNSKNKTKNNLLKYVWPSLLATLGSIVVGLTDSALISYYSTYALAGVSLGASFYELPVNCILGALMAYRILAPRVNSDSSHETIGIKLFFKIFVPISLFISFVGIVFSILIYRNNSDPVWTAALLYFAARVPSLVAETISTLVAIQLVSWGKTKVPIIIFCITAPFNLIIDLFLIYGLFFFPELGVFGAGLGSAIASFIPLAYLFMVFRKEKKKYNKKSEIIVSNYKGWEKISLPSLGSAFVDYGGNIVFTALISAAGIIELAGMRFAIQFHIVIFIIISSFSGGILFVLGSKHKEEMRNEDFISIKNYIDKVFAKVFVFTLILFISFCVIFGRFVSPNEEVVHAFYKLAIFLVLIIPFACIAYSNITLQRFYGITLDDFKSNSLAVWGVQIPVALLLLNMFSGIWPFTGLLGYWIFRAFWSRKQVRTRFYKACDLEN, from the coding sequence ATGAATAGCAAGAATAAAACTAAAAATAATTTACTTAAATATGTCTGGCCTTCTCTTCTTGCAACTTTAGGAAGTATAGTTGTTGGTTTAACAGATTCAGCATTAATTTCTTATTACTCAACTTATGCTCTTGCGGGTGTATCCTTAGGAGCTTCATTCTATGAGCTTCCAGTAAATTGTATTCTCGGTGCCTTAATGGCCTATAGAATTCTCGCACCACGAGTAAACTCTGATTCGAGTCACGAAACTATTGGAATAAAACTATTTTTTAAAATATTTGTTCCTATTTCGCTGTTTATTTCTTTTGTGGGTATAGTATTTTCAATACTGATTTATCGAAATAATTCTGATCCTGTTTGGACCGCTGCACTTTTATACTTTGCTGCTAGAGTACCTAGTCTCGTTGCCGAAACTATCTCAACACTTGTGGCAATACAATTGGTTTCTTGGGGTAAAACAAAAGTTCCAATTATCATATTCTGTATAACTGCTCCATTTAATTTAATTATTGATCTTTTTCTTATCTACGGATTATTTTTCTTTCCTGAGTTAGGAGTTTTTGGGGCAGGTTTAGGAAGCGCCATCGCTTCATTCATCCCTCTTGCATACCTTTTCATGGTATTCAGGAAGGAAAAGAAAAAATACAATAAAAAATCAGAGATCATCGTTAGTAACTATAAAGGTTGGGAAAAAATTTCTTTACCTTCACTTGGTTCTGCTTTCGTGGATTACGGAGGTAATATAGTTTTTACAGCATTGATTTCTGCTGCTGGAATTATTGAACTGGCGGGAATGAGATTTGCTATTCAATTCCATATAGTTATTTTTATAATAATATCGAGCTTCTCTGGTGGAATTTTATTTGTGCTGGGCAGTAAGCATAAAGAAGAAATGCGAAATGAAGATTTTATATCTATAAAAAATTATATAGATAAGGTATTTGCTAAAGTTTTTGTCTTTACTCTTATTCTATTTATTTCTTTCTGTGTAATTTTTGGGCGCTTTGTATCTCCAAACGAGGAGGTTGTTCATGCATTTTACAAACTAGCTATATTCTTAGTACTTATCATTCCTTTTGCCTGTATTGCGTACTCAAATATTACGCTGCAGCGCTTTTATGGAATTACTTTAGATGACTTCAAATCCAACTCTTTGGCAGTCTGGGGAGTTCAAATTCCTGTTGCGCTTCTTTTGTTAAACATGTTTTCTGGTATCTGGCCTTTTACTGGACTCCTTGGGTACTGGATTTTTAGAGCATTCTGGAGTAGGAAGCAGGTTAGAACTAGGTTTTATAAGGCGTGTGATCTAGAAAATTGA
- a CDS encoding AEC family transporter, with product MGGILEGFAIIGIVILVGYCVARLKILPKDAGFTLNRFAFFVAMPALMYTTLATADVSIVFSSRLPVAALSFTLVAGLYTLIFGVLLRRGVGRVTMGAVSSAMLNANNMGVPVAVYIFGDAAQIAPILLFQIIVVTPILLAIMDVIANGRLRLKDVLTQPVRNPLVIASMLGVTTNLVGFQTPSVVMEPMEILGGAGIPLVLVSFGMSLRGSTPLTVADQRLETITAALFKVVLMPLVAYLLGRFAFDLQPDDLIAAVMLAALPTAQNAYNYASRYQQSVILVRDIVLVSACISLPAMLVISWLLHSV from the coding sequence GTGGGCGGTATTTTAGAGGGCTTTGCCATTATCGGCATCGTGATTCTGGTGGGTTACTGTGTAGCGCGCCTGAAGATTTTACCCAAGGACGCAGGTTTCACCCTCAACCGCTTTGCCTTCTTCGTGGCGATGCCCGCCCTCATGTATACTACCCTCGCAACCGCCGATGTCAGTATCGTTTTTTCCTCCAGATTACCGGTGGCTGCCTTGAGCTTCACTCTTGTTGCAGGGCTTTACACGCTGATTTTCGGTGTGTTACTGCGGCGAGGGGTAGGGCGCGTGACCATGGGAGCAGTCTCTTCTGCCATGCTGAATGCCAATAATATGGGTGTGCCCGTGGCGGTCTATATCTTTGGTGATGCCGCGCAGATTGCCCCGATTCTACTCTTCCAAATTATTGTGGTGACACCCATTTTGCTGGCAATCATGGACGTTATCGCCAACGGCAGGCTCAGGCTCAAAGACGTCCTCACCCAGCCTGTGCGTAACCCCCTAGTGATTGCCTCCATGCTGGGAGTTACTACCAACCTGGTGGGTTTTCAAACCCCCAGCGTTGTCATGGAACCCATGGAAATTTTGGGTGGAGCAGGTATACCCCTGGTGCTCGTTTCATTCGGTATGTCTTTGCGCGGTAGCACTCCGCTGACGGTGGCTGACCAGCGCCTTGAAACTATTACTGCGGCGCTGTTCAAGGTAGTGCTCATGCCCCTGGTCGCCTACCTCTTAGGCCGGTTCGCTTTTGACCTGCAACCCGATGATCTTATTGCCGCCGTCATGCTAGCAGCCCTACCCACCGCACAGAACGCCTACAACTACGCCTCGCGCTATCAACAATCTGTGATTCTGGTGCGCGATATCGTCCTGGTCTCAGCCTGCATATCTCTACCGGCAATGCTGGTGATTTCCTGGCTGCTGCACAGCGTTTAG
- a CDS encoding recombinase RecJ has product MYTLTLITRTTNNVTPLLKRLNDLDPAVPFAALHNDEIQGVFAHPEEVYSTFALAARDQNFWIGIGVGEVKVPRLAGALGAVSTAECSGEGLQLSRRAVELARTGMPVRSVAVCADDQGLAENLTGMMRLLYRVIAKRSVAENRVIDLLIPGVRGQTAAVAQALGITSQAVSRALNRASWHEEIASRAVVYRLLKQLNSGLIEP; this is encoded by the coding sequence ATGTATACTCTCACGCTCATAACACGCACAACCAACAACGTGACGCCGCTGCTCAAGCGGCTCAATGACCTTGACCCCGCCGTGCCTTTTGCTGCCCTGCACAACGATGAAATTCAGGGAGTTTTCGCACACCCCGAAGAGGTGTATTCAACGTTCGCGCTTGCTGCCCGCGACCAAAATTTCTGGATTGGTATTGGGGTGGGCGAGGTGAAGGTGCCCCGTTTGGCGGGTGCTCTGGGCGCTGTCTCCACCGCCGAATGTAGTGGGGAGGGCTTACAGCTCTCACGCCGCGCTGTTGAGTTAGCCCGCACCGGCATGCCCGTGCGTTCGGTGGCGGTCTGTGCTGACGATCAGGGGTTAGCAGAGAACCTCACCGGCATGATGCGCCTGCTTTATCGCGTCATTGCCAAACGCAGCGTTGCAGAAAACCGCGTCATTGACTTACTGATACCCGGTGTACGCGGTCAGACCGCAGCGGTCGCCCAAGCATTGGGTATTACGTCGCAGGCAGTCAGTCGCGCGCTGAACCGCGCGTCCTGGCACGAAGAGATCGCCTCACGTGCGGTGGTCTACCGTCTTCTCAAGCAACTGAACTCAGGTCTTATTGAGCCCTAA
- a CDS encoding AAA domain-containing protein, which translates to MFFVDTPIPRISFEGRESQDLVFSATDLVAATSCEFAIVQALDEKLGRSAPSPALENSMLERAIALGENHEAAVLAGYREQFGEFTPGHIGGVYEVDTRHGYSFEELTAKNAETIATLKGGADVVFQGSFFDGEFFGRADFLVKQEDDSYAVYDTKLARTAKATALLQLAAYADQLHKNGISVAPHAGLILGTGERALFDIDSVLYVVADRRRRLRQLVAAHGASGTSPVHWWEGSQAVSTLSQCGRCERCLAEAQRHRDVLLTAGLTVRQRTALVQNFGVRTIDELAVLEAPAGRQLSSTVAKLKVQAALQTGVLEPDGAVTYREGDELKSMGYTLMNRSVLDGLPLANAGDLFIETLGDSLWQGSEGSWGLEYLLGALETNPNNPMQGRFTSFWAHTRAQERTALVNFVEYLAQRRAQFPGMRIYHYTSAPKQALRNLAASHGVGEDIIDQLLRENVLVDLFDTVRESLHITEGSYGLEKLEPLYKGENFQVREAKDAGALAITYAEFCQAREVGEEESAQQFLTSLSEGAHRHCASLVELRQWLLGLAERDVSREYEREPEVLAAVELLEANQVDAEETASAAELTLHNYLDQLGPDADLSADEQAVAMVASATGYHRRERKQFWWDHFDRLAAPVEDWAETRNTLIFDRIAVRENWHVPPRKRSMVRIIEARARMAEGSSLKVGERNLYLMYGAPLPSYFEEMLMAQATHFAATNGTGALPRVMDRAGHFTGEILDFEKQGISAGFVTVRVVLQETLPQVAQPFHELPIALTPAAPLHTAAQEGSLVELALRVGSALPTLPRHAGVDILRKRPPKLTTGFSLPRPEEFVEAQGSMATAEAIYRSVKELDNSYVAVQGPPGSGKTFVGSHVISRLVRDGWRVGVVAQSHAVVDNMLAGCISNGKIPPARIAKAQKRGKDPNPHGWWELSTFDIGKFMQQPGVLFGGTAWDFANRSKFSEAELDLLVIDEAGQYSLANTLAVSRAARNLLLLGDPQQLPQVTQGSHPYPVDESALGWLSAGHTTLPNTLGYFLDVTWRMHPQLTSPVSQLSYSDKLRSAPAGEQRSLQGRLPGVYALAVPHTGNTTASSEEAQEIVKLALSFLGLEWVGDTTNPQPRPLEPADILVVAAYNAQVDLITEHLIHAGLQDVRVGTVDKFQGQEAPVVLVSMAASNAGDSARGAEFLLSPNRLNVAISRGKWCAVIVHAPTLTQYLPATPDALLLLGRFTRLLARARKLKQLG; encoded by the coding sequence ATGTTCTTTGTTGATACCCCCATACCCCGCATTTCTTTTGAGGGCAGGGAATCTCAAGACCTCGTTTTTTCGGCAACTGACTTAGTGGCAGCTACTAGCTGTGAGTTCGCTATTGTTCAGGCACTCGATGAAAAATTAGGTCGATCAGCCCCCTCCCCCGCCCTTGAAAACTCCATGCTGGAGCGCGCTATAGCTCTCGGCGAAAACCACGAAGCTGCGGTGCTCGCTGGTTATCGCGAGCAGTTCGGGGAGTTTACGCCGGGGCACATCGGTGGCGTCTATGAGGTTGATACCCGCCACGGGTACAGCTTTGAGGAACTCACCGCCAAGAACGCCGAAACGATTGCCACGCTAAAAGGTGGAGCGGACGTTGTTTTTCAGGGTTCTTTTTTTGACGGCGAGTTTTTCGGACGCGCGGACTTCTTAGTTAAGCAAGAAGATGACTCGTACGCGGTCTACGACACCAAACTTGCTCGCACCGCCAAGGCTACCGCACTGTTACAGCTGGCGGCTTACGCTGATCAGCTACACAAAAACGGCATCTCCGTTGCCCCACATGCCGGGCTTATTCTGGGCACCGGAGAGCGTGCCCTCTTTGATATTGACAGTGTGCTCTATGTGGTAGCTGACCGCCGTAGACGGCTGAGGCAGCTGGTAGCAGCCCACGGCGCTAGCGGTACTAGCCCGGTTCATTGGTGGGAGGGCTCGCAGGCAGTAAGTACACTGAGCCAGTGTGGAAGGTGCGAGCGCTGTCTTGCTGAAGCTCAGCGTCACCGGGATGTGCTGCTCACCGCCGGGCTGACCGTGCGCCAGCGTACCGCGCTGGTGCAGAACTTTGGGGTACGTACCATTGATGAGTTGGCGGTGTTGGAGGCACCTGCCGGTCGGCAGCTTTCGAGTACTGTAGCGAAGCTAAAGGTGCAGGCTGCTTTGCAAACCGGCGTCCTTGAACCTGACGGTGCGGTGACCTACCGCGAGGGTGATGAACTCAAGAGTATGGGCTATACCCTGATGAACCGGTCGGTGCTAGATGGGTTGCCGCTGGCTAATGCAGGTGATCTTTTTATTGAGACCCTGGGTGATTCTCTGTGGCAGGGCAGTGAAGGCAGCTGGGGGCTGGAATACCTATTAGGTGCCCTTGAGACTAACCCGAATAACCCCATGCAGGGGCGTTTTACTTCTTTTTGGGCTCATACGCGCGCTCAAGAGCGCACCGCTTTAGTGAACTTTGTGGAGTACCTTGCTCAGCGTCGAGCGCAGTTTCCGGGAATGCGTATCTACCACTACACCAGCGCCCCTAAGCAAGCCTTGCGGAACCTGGCAGCTTCGCACGGTGTCGGTGAAGACATTATTGATCAGCTTTTGCGTGAGAATGTGCTGGTTGATCTCTTTGATACTGTGCGGGAGTCTTTGCATATTACTGAAGGTTCCTACGGTCTGGAGAAGCTAGAACCTTTGTACAAAGGTGAGAATTTTCAGGTTCGCGAAGCCAAGGACGCGGGTGCTTTGGCTATCACCTACGCTGAGTTTTGTCAGGCGCGAGAGGTGGGTGAGGAAGAATCAGCCCAGCAGTTTTTGACATCCTTATCTGAAGGCGCTCACCGGCATTGCGCGTCTTTGGTGGAATTGCGTCAGTGGTTGCTGGGGCTGGCAGAACGCGACGTGAGCCGCGAGTATGAGCGTGAACCTGAGGTGCTGGCTGCCGTTGAGCTTCTAGAAGCCAACCAGGTGGATGCAGAAGAAACAGCGTCAGCTGCCGAGCTCACCCTGCATAACTATTTGGATCAGTTGGGGCCAGATGCTGATTTGAGCGCTGATGAGCAGGCGGTTGCCATGGTCGCTTCTGCTACCGGTTACCACCGCCGTGAACGTAAGCAGTTCTGGTGGGATCATTTCGACCGGCTGGCGGCACCCGTTGAAGACTGGGCAGAAACCCGCAATACCCTTATTTTTGATCGCATCGCGGTGCGGGAGAACTGGCATGTTCCCCCGCGTAAAAGATCGATGGTGCGTATTATTGAGGCACGCGCGCGCATGGCTGAGGGTTCCTCACTAAAGGTGGGCGAGCGTAATCTCTACCTGATGTACGGGGCACCGCTGCCGTCTTACTTTGAAGAGATGCTCATGGCTCAAGCTACCCACTTTGCCGCCACTAATGGCACGGGGGCACTACCGCGCGTCATGGATAGAGCGGGGCACTTTACCGGTGAGATTCTAGATTTTGAGAAGCAGGGAATTTCCGCAGGGTTTGTCACAGTGCGGGTGGTCTTGCAGGAAACCCTGCCGCAGGTAGCACAGCCCTTCCACGAGTTGCCCATAGCCCTCACCCCGGCAGCCCCGTTGCACACAGCGGCGCAAGAGGGCTCACTGGTAGAGCTCGCCCTGCGCGTGGGTTCAGCCCTGCCCACTCTGCCGCGTCATGCCGGGGTAGATATCTTGCGCAAGCGTCCGCCCAAGCTCACCACCGGGTTTTCACTACCGCGCCCAGAGGAGTTCGTTGAGGCTCAGGGCAGCATGGCAACCGCAGAGGCTATCTACCGGTCGGTCAAAGAACTCGACAACTCTTATGTGGCGGTGCAGGGTCCACCAGGGTCAGGGAAAACTTTCGTGGGATCACACGTCATTAGCCGTCTCGTACGCGATGGCTGGCGAGTAGGCGTCGTTGCCCAATCCCACGCGGTGGTTGATAACATGCTCGCCGGGTGCATCAGCAACGGTAAGATTCCACCCGCACGCATTGCCAAGGCCCAAAAACGCGGCAAAGACCCCAACCCCCACGGCTGGTGGGAGCTTTCGACCTTCGACATTGGCAAATTCATGCAACAACCGGGGGTACTCTTTGGTGGCACCGCCTGGGACTTTGCCAACCGCAGCAAGTTCAGTGAAGCAGAACTAGACCTGCTTGTCATTGACGAGGCAGGGCAGTATTCACTGGCGAACACCCTTGCTGTCTCGCGGGCAGCTCGCAACCTGCTGCTTCTTGGCGACCCCCAGCAGCTCCCCCAGGTCACCCAGGGCTCACACCCCTACCCCGTAGATGAATCAGCACTCGGCTGGCTCTCTGCCGGGCACACCACTCTGCCCAATACCTTGGGATACTTTCTCGATGTCACCTGGCGCATGCACCCGCAGCTTACCAGCCCCGTCTCGCAACTTTCCTACAGCGATAAACTGCGCTCAGCACCGGCTGGTGAACAGCGGTCCTTGCAGGGGCGTCTGCCCGGAGTTTATGCCCTGGCGGTACCTCACACCGGTAACACCACCGCGTCGAGTGAAGAAGCCCAAGAAATCGTGAAACTAGCACTCAGCTTTCTCGGTTTAGAGTGGGTGGGCGATACTACTAATCCCCAGCCCAGACCTCTCGAACCTGCCGATATTCTGGTGGTTGCCGCCTACAACGCTCAGGTTGATCTCATCACGGAACATCTGATTCATGCAGGTTTGCAGGACGTACGTGTGGGTACCGTCGATAAGTTCCAGGGGCAAGAAGCCCCGGTAGTGCTGGTCTCTATGGCAGCCTCCAACGCCGGGGATTCCGCCCGCGGCGCGGAGTTCCTTCTCTCACCCAACCGCCTCAATGTTGCTATTTCACGCGGTAAATGGTGTGCCGTTATCGTTCACGCGCCCACCCTCACCCAGTACCTACCCGCCACCCCGGACGCGCTTTTGCTCCTGGGCAGATTTACCCGCCTGCTCGCGCGGGCGCGCAAGCTCAAACAGTTGGGGTAA
- a CDS encoding CAP domain-containing protein: protein MSNPITRLSPTRRQFGALALASVATTVAGATAASAAPSDLRSVSAAQREADTQALLKLINDYRAAHGRGPLRHSATLAAIQEPEASRQFTQGYISHGTAFLNDGRASGYSFAREVIALSYNNDLGQLMYFWKNSPAHRAAILAPEANAAGIGLAYGHGRGLPWRVLGNVSIYRYENGRGPADLRGAVSRGEVAPTPAPAFALRGGIGAAYHSYGGHARFGHPIMNETLTSNGGYYQRFEKNGDITRFIWSADTGAHFIREASGIGSYWLNNGAESVLGFPVMEERGGLLNGGTHLVFRRADGLRNRVIWSPFTGTSHVYENGAIGNHWRVTGAERNLGYPTTTEYWDRHEVKQHFSSGATIAWSSIDGSVAVR, encoded by the coding sequence ATGAGTAACCCCATCACCCGCTTGTCCCCCACCCGCCGTCAATTTGGCGCTCTTGCTTTGGCATCAGTGGCAACCACCGTTGCTGGCGCAACCGCTGCTTCTGCTGCGCCCTCAGATCTACGCTCCGTCTCAGCAGCCCAGCGTGAAGCTGATACTCAGGCTTTACTGAAACTGATCAACGACTACCGTGCAGCTCACGGACGCGGTCCCCTGCGTCACTCAGCTACACTGGCAGCTATTCAGGAGCCCGAGGCTAGCCGTCAGTTCACCCAGGGGTACATCTCACACGGCACTGCCTTTTTGAACGATGGTCGCGCATCGGGCTACTCCTTCGCTCGTGAAGTCATCGCTCTGTCGTACAACAATGATCTCGGTCAGCTGATGTATTTCTGGAAGAACTCACCTGCTCACCGCGCAGCAATCCTTGCCCCCGAAGCTAACGCAGCTGGCATTGGTTTGGCGTACGGTCATGGCAGAGGCTTGCCCTGGCGCGTCCTGGGTAACGTCAGCATCTACCGCTATGAGAACGGACGCGGCCCTGCAGACTTGCGCGGTGCCGTATCACGCGGTGAAGTCGCTCCTACCCCTGCTCCCGCCTTTGCCCTTCGCGGTGGCATTGGTGCGGCTTACCACTCCTACGGTGGTCACGCCCGCTTCGGTCACCCCATTATGAACGAAACACTCACCAGCAACGGTGGTTACTACCAGCGTTTTGAGAAGAACGGTGATATTACCCGTTTCATCTGGTCAGCTGATACTGGCGCTCACTTTATTCGCGAAGCCAGTGGTATCGGTTCGTACTGGCTCAACAACGGTGCCGAAAGTGTTCTGGGATTCCCGGTTATGGAGGAGCGAGGCGGTCTGCTTAACGGAGGCACTCACCTGGTGTTCCGTCGTGCAGATGGTTTGCGTAACCGTGTCATTTGGAGCCCCTTCACCGGAACCTCCCACGTGTATGAGAACGGCGCAATTGGCAACCATTGGCGCGTTACCGGTGCCGAGCGTAACCTGGGCTACCCCACCACCACTGAGTACTGGGACCGTCACGAGGTCAAGCAGCACTTCTCCAGCGGTGCAACCATCGCGTGGAGCTCCATCGACGGTTCGGTAGCTGTTCGGTAG
- the dacB gene encoding D-alanyl-D-alanine carboxypeptidase/D-alanyl-D-alanine-endopeptidase — protein MVSQKAIGSLAGVATLACVGAGVWAVPQMVAANNLEEQAQPRYATHSPISPQPPQVSSTTNAQVLAQALDDIFKDFKGTVSARVEDPATGEVLYSRNDAEPRTPASNLKFLIDYTVLRTFSLTDTFTTSTVLEGETITLVAGGDTLLSTGVSDPQSIVGRAGLQTLAQDTIDALTAQGGSGTYEVNLDTSAFSGPSANPKWSQEDTASGFVSDVHPIALYSHSIPVNGAPTENRYDNAADSAHRAFIDALNALAPQDTSFTTGDNTPASPDAQQLSTVESAPVYEQSAYMMQVSDNLLAETLGRASALKSGKEGSIDGAISHVEEVLTHDGFTTQGLTLKDLCGLLPTNKVTNQLITEIITSMMQNEHGTAHGLDSLPIAGGTGTLTSRFDDPDESGAQGYVRAKTGTLNDVLSLSGYTVTPGEQVLVFSIITNDVDNTSQAKNTLDRAAALIAGRR, from the coding sequence GTGGTATCACAAAAAGCTATAGGTTCCCTCGCCGGTGTTGCAACTCTTGCCTGTGTAGGCGCTGGAGTATGGGCTGTTCCACAGATGGTTGCAGCGAACAACCTTGAAGAGCAGGCACAGCCGCGCTACGCCACCCACTCCCCCATTTCACCGCAACCCCCGCAGGTTTCAAGTACCACCAACGCGCAGGTTCTCGCCCAAGCGCTCGACGATATTTTTAAAGACTTCAAGGGAACGGTAAGCGCCCGCGTTGAAGACCCCGCCACCGGTGAAGTGCTCTACAGCCGCAATGACGCAGAGCCGCGTACCCCAGCGTCCAACCTCAAATTCTTGATAGATTACACCGTGCTACGCACCTTTTCACTCACTGACACTTTCACCACATCAACCGTGCTCGAAGGTGAAACCATCACCCTGGTAGCAGGCGGTGACACCCTGCTTTCTACCGGTGTTTCTGATCCGCAGTCGATAGTGGGGCGTGCCGGTCTGCAGACCCTAGCGCAAGACACCATCGACGCGCTGACAGCCCAGGGCGGCTCTGGAACCTACGAAGTGAACCTCGATACCTCTGCCTTCAGTGGCCCCTCCGCCAACCCCAAGTGGAGTCAAGAAGACACTGCATCGGGCTTTGTCTCAGACGTTCACCCTATCGCCCTCTACTCCCACTCGATTCCCGTAAACGGTGCCCCCACCGAAAACCGCTACGACAACGCCGCTGACAGTGCTCACCGAGCTTTCATAGACGCTCTCAACGCCCTGGCACCGCAAGATACCAGCTTCACCACCGGTGACAATACACCCGCCTCACCGGATGCCCAGCAGCTCAGCACTGTAGAATCAGCGCCCGTCTATGAGCAGAGCGCCTACATGATGCAAGTCTCAGATAACCTGCTCGCAGAAACCTTAGGACGCGCGTCCGCCCTCAAAAGCGGCAAAGAGGGATCCATTGACGGTGCCATTAGCCACGTTGAAGAAGTACTCACCCACGACGGATTCACGACCCAGGGGCTAACCCTTAAAGACCTCTGCGGTCTGCTGCCCACCAACAAGGTCACCAACCAGCTCATCACCGAAATCATCACCAGCATGATGCAGAACGAGCACGGCACCGCTCACGGTCTTGACTCTTTACCGATCGCAGGTGGCACCGGCACTCTTACCAGCCGGTTCGATGACCCCGACGAAAGCGGCGCTCAAGGGTACGTGCGCGCTAAAACCGGCACGCTCAACGACGTTCTCTCACTCAGCGGTTACACTGTCACCCCCGGTGAGCAGGTGCTGGTGTTCTCTATCATTACCAACGATGTCGATAACACCAGCCAAGCAAAAAATACCCTCGACCGCGCCGCGGCACTTATTGCCGGACGCCGGTAG